Proteins from a single region of Chryseomicrobium sp. FSL W7-1435:
- a CDS encoding polysaccharide biosynthesis protein — translation MKSTLFKSAVILSVAALISKLLGSLFRVPLQNIAGDEVLGIFTLVYPVYMVALILSVAGIPIAISKLIAEARAEQDTLAVRHIYSTARILAIVFGIVSFSLIWLFSAPLAEQLGGQETRLALVIVATTLLVAPYMAVYRGYFQGHQSMNPTAISQVIEQFVRVGLILAIALYLVRANYATETIAGGIMVGSFFGALASLIYLLSLYAKSDVRIRPETRLSTAEFTKRSKQILKLSLPIAFGAITMALLNLVDSLTIPTALANFLGTTENITYQYGIYGRGLTIVQIVTVFASSVILPLIPTISAKLVKGEKAEATRLVSQTFFLTALLSVPAAIGLVVLTTPINLGLFTDTTGNEVLAIISFSSLFTSLTILGTGVLQGMDKAKLAAWLIVGAVAVKWVLNLTLVANYGLTGAAYSTLIIYVLLTVANGIAIRRFVSIPWLTKNELLVIVAAVIMGAVIYLPMQWMDFEDLGRLVALGYVAVAAIIGGILYFAILLVTKALSPELLQSLPVIGKRLTKTK, via the coding sequence ATGAAGAGTACCTTATTCAAAAGTGCCGTCATCTTATCTGTGGCCGCACTTATCTCTAAACTATTAGGAAGCCTGTTCCGAGTGCCGCTTCAAAACATTGCAGGCGACGAAGTGCTCGGTATTTTCACACTGGTCTATCCGGTGTACATGGTGGCGCTGATCCTGTCGGTGGCAGGAATTCCAATCGCTATCTCCAAACTCATTGCAGAAGCTCGTGCGGAACAAGACACGCTTGCCGTGCGTCATATCTACAGCACCGCGCGTATTCTCGCCATCGTCTTTGGAATTGTCAGCTTCTCATTGATCTGGCTGTTCTCAGCACCACTAGCTGAACAATTAGGAGGCCAAGAAACACGTCTGGCACTCGTCATTGTCGCGACGACATTACTTGTGGCGCCTTACATGGCTGTCTACCGCGGTTATTTCCAAGGTCATCAGTCGATGAATCCGACAGCAATTTCACAAGTCATTGAACAATTCGTCCGCGTAGGGTTGATTCTTGCGATTGCGCTTTATTTAGTGCGAGCCAACTATGCGACGGAAACAATTGCAGGAGGCATAATGGTAGGGTCGTTCTTCGGGGCACTGGCGTCACTGATCTATTTACTCAGCCTCTATGCAAAGTCAGATGTCCGTATTCGCCCGGAAACACGACTTTCCACAGCGGAATTTACTAAACGTTCGAAGCAAATCTTAAAACTCTCGCTACCGATTGCATTCGGTGCGATTACAATGGCGTTACTAAACCTCGTCGATTCCTTGACGATTCCAACAGCGCTAGCCAATTTCTTAGGAACAACCGAAAACATTACGTACCAATACGGAATCTACGGTCGCGGTTTGACCATCGTGCAGATTGTGACGGTTTTTGCGAGCTCCGTCATCTTGCCACTCATCCCTACCATTTCAGCTAAACTTGTAAAAGGGGAGAAGGCCGAAGCGACACGTCTCGTGAGCCAAACCTTTTTCCTGACGGCATTATTATCAGTGCCTGCCGCAATAGGGCTGGTGGTGCTGACAACCCCGATAAACTTAGGCTTGTTCACAGATACGACTGGAAATGAAGTGCTTGCCATCATCTCCTTCAGCTCACTATTTACGTCCCTCACGATTCTTGGGACAGGTGTTTTGCAAGGGATGGACAAAGCGAAACTTGCCGCATGGCTCATCGTCGGAGCGGTTGCAGTGAAGTGGGTTTTAAACCTAACACTCGTTGCGAACTATGGCCTTACAGGAGCCGCGTATTCGACTTTGATCATTTACGTGTTACTTACAGTCGCGAACGGTATTGCCATTCGCCGATTCGTCTCGATTCCATGGCTCACGAAAAACGAACTGCTTGTCATCGTAGCAGCTGTCATCATGGGAGCAGTCATTTACTTGCCTATGCAGTGGATGGACTTTGAAGACCTAGGACGACTTGTAGCTCTAGGCTATGTAGCAGTCGCAGCCATTATCGGTGGAATTCTCTATTTTGCTATTTTACTTGTCACAAAAGCCTTGAGCCCAGAACTACTCCAATCCTTGCCGGTCATCGGCAAACGCTTAACTAAAACGAAATAG
- a CDS encoding DUF5693 family protein, which yields MKKILLGICIAAMLLTIPSIYSRVVTEEENKTIETTIPYATVHNWLVDYPELDVDAIHQQLLDNGIDSVAVEAETLSSLQQRGMLNVVSVSLMKQLLIFNELPELEHPFDKDGIFIYSDGETSFGDITRNVFSEAQPIRVNNTIYTFVPGNFNELMNLPIGYDTQLIDTLLDAGFNVIPRLGDHAKPEVTERMIEELIAVKQDGVETVIFNGKSVPFGLKNEGHEKFGEQLKEAGYTMGWIEFLDEPQIGFDQLAYKNDLNVVRLHSRQVTTTTIVDDVEVYVRAFKERNIRMAFVNLADEEYEEAMTTLETFNTRLESKLPDAFTRGQAVTFDKVEIPLWQKLIGLIGLVSFLGFVAELVFKRRKLTYVALAGLSLLAILYLFTGEGMILKALALGLAIAAPIAAVLLPKDPTKKLYLVRSYAASIALVLLGVWFVVVLLNGNAFYLGIDQFRGVSLVNILPIAFLVLYALWENLPKLLRAVIAYWHIVVIAVLGGIILFYIGRGGNEGMVIPYELQFRLWLEETLYVRPRTKEFLIGLPLLVLAFHIAKTDIKSSFYVLIPAVIGVLSIMNTFTHLHIPLSISLLRTGYSVVLGFLIGLVFIVIYEYLKKVILREWARKRWVR from the coding sequence ATGAAGAAGATTTTACTTGGAATTTGTATTGCGGCGATGCTGCTGACGATTCCTTCTATTTATAGCCGTGTTGTTACGGAAGAAGAAAACAAAACTATTGAGACGACGATTCCTTATGCGACCGTCCACAACTGGCTAGTCGATTATCCAGAACTTGACGTCGACGCAATCCATCAACAATTGCTCGACAACGGAATTGATTCAGTCGCTGTCGAAGCGGAAACATTAAGTAGCCTCCAACAACGTGGAATGTTGAACGTAGTGAGCGTTTCTTTGATGAAGCAATTGCTTATTTTTAACGAGTTACCAGAACTGGAGCACCCATTTGATAAAGATGGAATATTCATCTATTCCGATGGGGAGACCTCTTTTGGAGATATCACGCGCAACGTTTTCAGCGAAGCGCAACCAATTCGTGTAAACAATACCATCTATACATTCGTACCCGGAAATTTCAATGAACTGATGAACTTGCCGATTGGCTACGACACACAGCTAATTGATACGCTCCTGGATGCTGGATTCAATGTCATCCCTCGTTTAGGTGATCATGCTAAGCCGGAAGTCACAGAGCGTATGATTGAAGAATTAATTGCTGTTAAACAAGATGGTGTAGAGACGGTCATCTTTAATGGTAAATCTGTGCCTTTTGGTCTGAAGAATGAGGGGCATGAAAAGTTTGGGGAACAATTAAAAGAAGCTGGATACACAATGGGGTGGATCGAATTCCTAGATGAACCTCAAATTGGGTTCGATCAATTAGCCTACAAAAATGACCTCAACGTAGTTCGTCTACACAGCCGACAAGTAACAACGACTACGATTGTCGATGATGTCGAAGTTTATGTGCGAGCTTTCAAAGAACGAAATATTCGCATGGCATTTGTTAACTTGGCGGATGAAGAATACGAAGAAGCTATGACTACTCTTGAAACCTTTAACACGCGTCTCGAATCAAAATTACCTGATGCTTTCACACGGGGACAAGCAGTCACATTTGATAAGGTAGAAATTCCGTTATGGCAGAAACTTATTGGCCTGATTGGGCTCGTTTCGTTCCTTGGTTTTGTGGCTGAACTAGTATTCAAACGCCGGAAACTAACTTATGTAGCACTCGCAGGTCTTTCTCTATTAGCAATCTTATATTTATTTACTGGAGAAGGTATGATTTTGAAAGCTTTAGCTCTTGGTTTAGCTATTGCAGCACCAATAGCGGCCGTTCTACTACCTAAAGATCCGACGAAGAAATTGTATTTAGTGCGTTCCTACGCAGCATCTATTGCGCTTGTACTGCTCGGTGTATGGTTCGTAGTAGTTTTATTAAACGGTAACGCCTTCTATTTAGGAATTGACCAATTCCGCGGAGTGAGTCTTGTCAACATTCTACCTATTGCCTTCTTAGTGCTTTACGCTTTATGGGAAAACCTACCGAAGTTGTTGAGAGCAGTAATTGCCTATTGGCATATCGTTGTCATCGCAGTCCTCGGCGGAATCATCTTGTTCTACATTGGTCGAGGTGGGAATGAAGGCATGGTTATCCCATACGAATTGCAATTCCGTCTATGGTTAGAAGAAACTCTCTATGTTCGACCACGCACTAAAGAGTTCTTAATTGGGTTGCCTTTGCTTGTCCTGGCGTTCCACATTGCAAAAACAGATATTAAATCTAGTTTTTATGTACTAATTCCAGCAGTCATCGGGGTACTATCTATCATGAACACTTTCACACATTTACACATCCCGTTATCGATTTCCTTACTACGCACAGGCTATAGCGTCGTACTTGGATTCTTGATTGGTCTAGTGTTTATCGTTATCTATGAATATTTGAAAAAAGTCATTCTTCGCGAATGGGCACGAAAGAGGTGGGTTCGATGA
- the csaB gene encoding polysaccharide pyruvyl transferase CsaB, with product MKVVLSGYYGFDNVGDEAILYAIIHALRNEEPTIDITVLSNNPSKTAKTYGVEAVNRWKLPEVYEVLKSADGLISGGGSLLQDKTGWKTIPYYLAVMGMAKASDTPFFVYAQGMGPVSKLQNKLMMKQVLKRASILTVRDQDSKDLLTKIGIKKDISIVPDPVLGINPSGFANPFKVKKIKRVIAVSVREWAQSDVFMPKLAEAFDRLAAEGNTIVLVPMHGKHDDETSQALRNQMKHQSFVHISPFNASIENKMAVIRDADLLIGMRLHALIFAAAGRTPFIALSYDPKIDAFAKLADQPVLGHVESNDWTAEDLYSATNAQLSNLKERTQHLSDTVRPHQQRANDTARQVIDFIRSN from the coding sequence ATGAAAGTAGTTTTATCTGGCTATTACGGCTTTGATAATGTAGGAGATGAGGCCATCCTTTACGCAATCATTCATGCACTGCGAAACGAAGAACCAACAATCGACATCACAGTACTTTCCAACAACCCGTCAAAAACGGCTAAGACCTATGGTGTCGAAGCTGTAAACCGTTGGAAGCTTCCAGAAGTTTATGAAGTGTTGAAAAGTGCAGACGGACTGATCAGTGGTGGGGGAAGTCTGTTGCAAGACAAGACTGGCTGGAAGACGATTCCGTATTACCTTGCTGTAATGGGAATGGCGAAAGCATCAGATACGCCATTCTTCGTTTATGCACAAGGGATGGGACCTGTCAGCAAACTCCAAAACAAGCTGATGATGAAGCAAGTGCTGAAGCGTGCTAGTATTCTCACAGTGCGTGACCAAGATTCAAAAGACTTGTTGACGAAGATTGGGATCAAGAAAGACATCTCTATAGTTCCTGATCCGGTTCTTGGCATAAACCCAAGTGGATTTGCCAACCCATTCAAAGTGAAGAAAATCAAACGTGTTATTGCGGTTTCTGTTCGGGAATGGGCTCAAAGTGATGTCTTCATGCCAAAGCTTGCTGAAGCATTTGACCGCTTGGCGGCAGAAGGAAACACGATTGTCCTTGTCCCGATGCACGGCAAACACGACGATGAAACATCTCAAGCGTTGCGCAACCAGATGAAGCATCAGAGTTTTGTGCACATCTCGCCATTTAACGCGTCAATCGAAAACAAGATGGCGGTCATCCGCGATGCAGATTTACTGATCGGTATGCGACTTCACGCACTGATCTTTGCAGCTGCAGGACGAACACCGTTTATTGCACTATCCTACGATCCAAAAATCGATGCGTTTGCGAAGCTTGCAGACCAACCTGTCCTCGGGCATGTCGAATCTAACGACTGGACGGCAGAAGATCTCTATTCTGCAACCAATGCACAGCTTAGCAACCTTAAGGAGCGCACACAGCACTTGTCGGATACGGTTCGTCCGCATCAGCAGCGTGCCAATGATACTGCGCGTCAGGTTATCGATTTCATTCGTTCGAACTAA
- a CDS encoding acyltransferase: MQLKRPFLSEVQWARALAIFAVLFVHSSSTGMGMTVPFSLPYTGYSILNIAGKIGTSTFIFLSSFILFYTYYYRDLTPKLFTSFYKNRLLYILVPYIVFSVFYFALRYDINQFDLTWPEIIDKFTGELLTGNAYTHLYFVYVSVQFYLMFPIFLYLFKRFEFLRKWALPLGILIQWAWVLANTHFFQVPEKGSISLSYFMFYFMGAFLGIYYEQFVTWLKDLRRSRFVLVGVVALYLVMTAGYYYVMVMARTGSAYFSSFTYELTWSLMALTAGFLIFVLAHALGHFNLPRFKATLVEIGAVSFGIYLIHPYLLYWMREWLPGGSPFVFHGWQVFTFFAIFLGSWLIVRLVYDFVPASWVIFGKGNKVWGWRGRAKKAK, from the coding sequence ATGCAATTGAAACGACCTTTTTTAAGCGAAGTTCAGTGGGCTCGTGCACTGGCAATTTTTGCAGTGCTCTTCGTACATTCCAGTTCAACCGGAATGGGTATGACCGTGCCTTTCTCTCTTCCTTATACAGGCTATAGCATTTTGAACATTGCTGGAAAAATCGGGACGTCAACGTTTATCTTTCTAAGCAGTTTCATCTTATTCTATACGTACTATTATCGAGATTTAACGCCGAAACTGTTCACGAGCTTTTACAAAAATCGCTTGCTGTACATCTTGGTTCCTTATATCGTCTTTTCGGTTTTCTATTTTGCCCTTCGCTACGATATCAATCAGTTCGATCTGACATGGCCTGAAATCATCGATAAGTTTACAGGCGAGTTGTTAACAGGAAATGCTTATACCCACTTGTATTTTGTCTATGTGAGCGTGCAGTTTTACTTGATGTTCCCTATCTTCTTGTATCTCTTCAAGCGTTTTGAATTTTTACGGAAATGGGCATTGCCACTCGGGATCTTGATTCAGTGGGCATGGGTTTTAGCCAATACGCATTTCTTCCAAGTCCCTGAGAAGGGTTCTATCTCTTTGTCTTATTTCATGTTTTATTTCATGGGTGCCTTTCTCGGTATCTACTATGAACAGTTCGTGACCTGGTTAAAAGATCTTCGCCGCAGCAGATTTGTCTTAGTGGGTGTGGTCGCCTTGTATCTCGTCATGACTGCTGGTTATTATTATGTGATGGTAATGGCACGAACGGGATCTGCGTATTTCTCGTCCTTTACTTATGAGCTAACTTGGAGTTTGATGGCGCTGACTGCCGGATTCTTAATCTTTGTACTAGCGCATGCGCTTGGTCACTTTAACCTGCCACGATTTAAAGCAACACTTGTGGAAATCGGTGCGGTGTCGTTTGGGATTTACTTGATTCATCCGTATTTGCTTTATTGGATGCGGGAATGGTTGCCAGGCGGCTCACCGTTTGTATTCCACGGTTGGCAAGTGTTCACGTTCTTTGCCATCTTCTTAGGAAGTTGGTTGATTGTGCGTCTCGTATACGATTTTGTGCCGGCGAGTTGGGTTATTTTCGGTAAGGGGAATAAGGTTTGGGGCTGGCGAGGTCGAGCTAAGAAAGCTAAATAA
- a CDS encoding 5'-nucleotidase C-terminal domain-containing protein — MKSYKMIKVSVATALAVGIIGVNAPLSTGAADADFSLTILHTNDTHAALANAPKRATLVKQLRDAVGNENSLLLDAGDVFSGSLYFNEFQGQADLELMNYIGYDAMTFGNHEFDLGMSEDGHQALADFVAGADFPFVAANVDFSGDAKFDGLQNMTYTDVAADGQIYNGIIKEINGEKVGVFGLTTAETANISSPESVDFTDYIAAAEEAVAAFEDAGVNKIVALTHIGYNDSAVYDNDLLLAQEVAGIDVVVGGHTHTALLPPTMLTNETSGEPVVIVQAGANGSFLGDLDVSFDENGVITDHEGIHHPVSSAVADQGATDILAPYKTIVDAKGAESVGAYAEVFLNGTRGAGGVRAAETNLGNLVTDGMLAKAQEIDPETVIAVQNGGGIRNSIDVGDITYSEVLSVMPFGNSLAIMDLTGAELLEALEVSVGSYPAELGSFLSVSGLEFVFDPSKPAGERVVDANMVTEDGRLPIEEDEFYKVATNTYIATGKDGFTSFGEAYADGRVSEPGFVDYEMFIEYVQSLDMVMPLMEGRITTTLPYGDVNLLDWEYPYVNDLFARNVMTGTTTNTFSPDNTLPRWQLASMMVRLLDLPTEDIAEEDMAPFTDIADLPIARQNEIHALYAAGLINGQTETTFNPRGFIKRSHFALMVNNVFSTGYFMPANDVVEYPFSDVSHLPEIELEAIWNMYENGIISGYPNGTFKPGATTTRAEAARIISMFAPYVSFYDAN; from the coding sequence ATGAAAAGCTACAAAATGATCAAGGTAAGCGTTGCTACAGCATTAGCTGTAGGTATCATTGGTGTCAATGCTCCATTGTCAACAGGAGCAGCAGATGCTGACTTCTCATTAACGATTCTACACACGAATGACACGCACGCGGCTCTAGCAAATGCACCGAAACGTGCAACTCTTGTTAAGCAATTACGTGACGCAGTAGGAAATGAAAACAGCCTTTTACTTGATGCAGGTGACGTTTTCTCAGGTTCGCTTTACTTCAACGAGTTCCAAGGCCAAGCTGACTTAGAACTAATGAATTACATCGGGTATGATGCAATGACATTTGGTAACCATGAATTCGATTTAGGTATGTCAGAAGATGGTCACCAAGCTCTTGCTGATTTCGTAGCTGGCGCTGACTTCCCATTCGTAGCAGCAAATGTTGATTTTTCTGGTGATGCTAAATTTGATGGTCTTCAAAACATGACTTACACAGACGTGGCGGCAGATGGTCAAATTTATAACGGAATAATCAAAGAAATTAATGGTGAAAAAGTAGGGGTATTCGGTTTGACAACTGCTGAGACAGCTAACATCTCAAGCCCTGAAAGCGTAGACTTCACTGACTACATCGCTGCAGCAGAAGAAGCAGTCGCTGCTTTCGAAGACGCTGGCGTTAACAAAATCGTTGCTCTTACACATATCGGTTACAACGATTCTGCAGTATACGATAACGATTTATTACTTGCTCAAGAAGTTGCAGGGATTGACGTAGTAGTTGGCGGTCACACTCACACAGCTTTACTTCCTCCTACAATGTTGACAAATGAAACTTCTGGCGAGCCAGTAGTTATCGTGCAAGCAGGCGCAAACGGTTCATTCCTTGGCGACCTGGACGTATCATTCGATGAAAATGGTGTTATCACAGACCACGAAGGTATCCACCACCCCGTAAGTTCAGCTGTAGCTGACCAAGGGGCAACTGATATTTTAGCTCCTTACAAAACTATAGTAGACGCAAAAGGTGCTGAGTCTGTTGGCGCTTACGCAGAAGTATTCTTAAATGGTACACGTGGAGCTGGCGGTGTCCGTGCAGCTGAAACTAACCTAGGAAACTTAGTAACTGACGGTATGCTTGCAAAAGCACAAGAAATTGATCCGGAAACAGTAATCGCAGTTCAAAACGGCGGTGGTATCCGTAACTCAATCGACGTTGGCGACATCACTTACTCTGAAGTGTTAAGCGTAATGCCTTTCGGTAACTCACTAGCAATCATGGACTTAACGGGTGCTGAATTACTTGAAGCTCTAGAAGTATCAGTAGGAAGCTACCCAGCTGAGCTTGGTTCATTCCTATCGGTTTCAGGTCTTGAGTTCGTATTTGATCCATCAAAACCTGCTGGTGAGCGCGTTGTTGATGCCAACATGGTAACTGAAGATGGTCGTCTTCCAATCGAAGAAGATGAGTTCTACAAAGTAGCTACAAACACTTACATCGCAACTGGTAAAGATGGTTTCACATCTTTCGGTGAGGCGTATGCAGATGGCCGCGTTTCTGAGCCAGGTTTCGTAGATTACGAAATGTTCATCGAGTATGTACAATCTCTTGATATGGTAATGCCATTAATGGAAGGTCGTATCACAACTACTCTTCCATACGGTGACGTAAACCTACTTGACTGGGAATACCCATATGTAAATGACTTGTTTGCTCGTAACGTTATGACAGGTACAACTACTAACACATTCTCACCTGACAACACATTACCACGTTGGCAGTTAGCGTCTATGATGGTTCGTCTATTAGACCTTCCAACAGAAGACATTGCTGAAGAGGATATGGCACCATTTACAGACATCGCGGATCTTCCAATTGCTCGTCAAAACGAAATCCACGCATTGTATGCAGCTGGTCTAATCAATGGTCAAACAGAAACAACTTTCAACCCACGTGGTTTCATCAAGCGTTCACACTTCGCATTGATGGTTAACAACGTATTCTCAACTGGTTACTTTATGCCAGCAAATGATGTAGTCGAGTATCCATTCTCTGATGTAAGCCATTTACCAGAGATTGAGCTTGAGGCTATCTGGAACATGTACGAAAACGGAATCATCTCTGGTTACCCGAATGGTACATTCAAGCCAGGTGCTACAACGACTCGTGCGGAAGCAGCGCGCATCATCTCGATGTTTGCTCCTTACGTATCGTTCTACGATGCTAACTAA
- a CDS encoding serine protease: protein MTRRSAQRKKRFAKRLLPIIILPLVLVIGYLLVQSYFLPEQQIENEIVAPTPEQPVEETEEVEVEEPEPEPEHEVEQPSTPVAEEPAEEQEPEYESITEVEVVVDTEKANDDEKENEASLVLANATGAVYTLYSAEAQGSGFLYNTKGDIVTNAHVVQDSTEISVVNATGQTFTGYVIGKSQSVDFAVVRVPQLAGKEPLQMASSMAAIGDDVTAIGSPRNQANVATTGKITATNVTIDDGYLYDQLYEMTAQIEPGSSGGPLFSNKTGAVIGINSIVQTANPAIGYAMPIHLVTGLAAQYVSEADEKGEDAYQPEEPVVEPIQFTEEFLTAYTFDFNESLYYYLTDEALSYYIYFFKSQEVADAIIPAYRTDVLSKAVTPEFRTPVIQSIEIGEESSTVIFDVIVADTSTEEPTLYQRTFTMEVIIDEFGDYRINSLQ, encoded by the coding sequence ATGACTCGACGAAGCGCACAACGCAAAAAACGATTCGCCAAACGATTACTACCAATAATTATCTTGCCGCTTGTGCTCGTGATTGGCTATCTACTCGTGCAATCGTACTTTTTACCAGAACAACAAATCGAAAATGAAATCGTCGCCCCGACACCTGAACAACCTGTGGAGGAAACAGAAGAAGTCGAGGTGGAAGAACCCGAGCCGGAACCAGAGCATGAAGTGGAACAGCCCTCAACTCCTGTAGCCGAAGAACCGGCTGAGGAACAAGAGCCGGAATATGAATCCATCACAGAAGTCGAAGTAGTCGTCGATACTGAAAAAGCAAACGATGATGAAAAGGAAAACGAAGCCTCACTCGTACTAGCTAACGCAACAGGAGCAGTGTACACACTCTACTCAGCGGAAGCACAAGGATCTGGTTTTCTTTACAACACAAAAGGTGACATCGTCACTAATGCTCACGTTGTCCAAGACTCAACTGAAATCAGTGTTGTCAATGCGACTGGCCAAACGTTTACAGGCTATGTCATCGGTAAATCACAATCCGTCGACTTCGCAGTAGTTCGTGTGCCACAACTAGCTGGAAAAGAACCTCTCCAGATGGCATCCAGCATGGCAGCTATCGGCGATGATGTGACCGCCATCGGAAGTCCTCGTAATCAAGCGAACGTGGCGACGACTGGTAAAATCACTGCAACAAACGTCACGATTGACGATGGCTATTTATACGACCAACTATACGAAATGACCGCTCAAATCGAACCTGGATCAAGTGGTGGACCTTTGTTCTCGAATAAAACTGGTGCCGTCATTGGCATCAATTCCATTGTCCAAACAGCCAACCCAGCTATTGGCTATGCAATGCCAATTCATCTCGTGACCGGCCTGGCTGCGCAATATGTGTCAGAAGCCGATGAAAAAGGGGAAGACGCTTATCAGCCGGAAGAACCGGTCGTCGAACCGATTCAATTCACAGAAGAATTCTTGACAGCTTACACATTCGACTTCAATGAATCACTTTACTACTACTTAACAGACGAGGCCTTGTCTTATTACATCTACTTCTTCAAATCACAAGAAGTGGCAGACGCTATTATTCCAGCGTACCGCACAGATGTCCTAAGCAAAGCCGTTACACCGGAATTCCGTACACCGGTCATCCAGTCGATTGAAATCGGAGAAGAGAGCAGCACAGTCATCTTCGACGTCATTGTGGCAGATACGTCAACGGAAGAACCGACGCTTTACCAACGAACGTTTACGATGGAAGTCATCATCGATGAATTCGGTGACTACCGAATCAATAGCTTACAATAG
- a CDS encoding LysM peptidoglycan-binding domain-containing protein, with protein MNKSSYAVLGSTALALMLYAQDAEASTYQVKTGDSLWKVANTHKITVDQIKQWNKLTTDVIYPNQQLVVATTTTSTPTKPSTTTAPASSATTYTVVAGDSLSKIGANHKVSVSNLKQWNKLTSDMIFVGQKLTINGASVANTTPTQPVQPTQPSQPAPATTTYIVKAGDSLSKIGVQYKVSVTQLKQWNNLTSDMIFVGQKLTINGGSAPAPSQPVQPTQPTQPTTPVSQSTYTVVAGDSLSKIAGKFTTTVAKLKEWNALRSDTIYIGQKLAVAGPSGSITQPVVNPAPVTPPAPAKPPVNASQAEKIVSVAKSMLGVPYVWGGSTPAGFDCSGFIYYVYQQAGINIPRTNSKGMDARSYDLNAPQVGDLVFFANTYTSGISHLGIYVGNNQFIHAGSKGITITSLNDSYWKKHFDSYKRFYAAD; from the coding sequence GTGAACAAAAGTAGCTACGCAGTTCTAGGCAGCACCGCTTTAGCCCTAATGCTCTACGCCCAAGATGCAGAAGCCAGCACCTACCAGGTGAAAACAGGTGACTCCTTGTGGAAAGTAGCCAATACCCATAAAATCACAGTCGATCAAATCAAACAATGGAACAAACTCACAACCGATGTCATCTACCCGAACCAACAATTAGTTGTAGCCACGACGACAACGTCAACACCAACAAAACCATCGACAACAACGGCACCTGCTTCATCTGCCACTACATACACAGTAGTCGCTGGCGATTCGTTATCAAAAATCGGTGCTAACCATAAAGTATCGGTGTCCAACCTAAAACAATGGAACAAGCTAACGTCTGACATGATTTTCGTTGGTCAGAAATTGACCATTAATGGAGCATCGGTGGCAAATACAACACCGACACAACCCGTTCAGCCAACACAACCAAGCCAACCGGCACCTGCAACAACAACTTACATAGTAAAAGCCGGCGATTCGCTATCAAAAATTGGTGTCCAATATAAAGTGTCCGTCACTCAATTAAAACAATGGAACAACCTAACATCCGACATGATTTTCGTCGGGCAAAAGTTAACAATCAATGGTGGTTCGGCTCCAGCACCAAGTCAACCTGTACAACCGACTCAGCCAACACAACCGACAACACCTGTCTCGCAATCTACGTATACAGTAGTAGCCGGAGACTCTTTATCAAAAATTGCTGGCAAATTCACTACGACTGTTGCAAAACTTAAAGAGTGGAACGCGCTTCGATCAGATACGATTTATATCGGCCAAAAACTAGCCGTTGCAGGACCTTCAGGTAGCATCACACAACCTGTCGTAAATCCGGCACCTGTGACACCACCAGCACCTGCAAAGCCGCCAGTAAATGCATCGCAAGCAGAAAAAATTGTCTCTGTTGCTAAATCCATGCTTGGCGTCCCTTATGTATGGGGCGGATCAACACCTGCAGGTTTCGATTGCTCTGGCTTCATCTATTATGTGTACCAACAAGCGGGTATCAACATCCCTCGTACCAACTCAAAGGGAATGGACGCACGTTCGTATGACTTAAATGCACCACAAGTAGGAGACCTTGTTTTCTTTGCCAATACATACACATCCGGCATCTCGCATCTCGGCATTTATGTGGGCAATAACCAGTTCATCCATGCAGGAAGCAAGGGCATCACGATCACTAGCCTAAACGACTCATATTGGAAAAAACACTTTGATAGCTACAAGCGTTTCTACGCTGCAGATTGA